A genome region from Festucalex cinctus isolate MCC-2025b chromosome 17, RoL_Fcin_1.0, whole genome shotgun sequence includes the following:
- the grid2ipb gene encoding delphilin isoform X8 — translation MKKFLQTKKGRHSLRQDKRSSRCQSKDFFLSMPTSNQGWPEEFGFQLGGNGPSYILSVEEGSSAQLAGLQAGDQVLEIEGRDVSTLGPRAVVAVAQTQKNIPPSIGVVSRIQQMDIIPGPDGRFGFTIVGDCPLLVEDCSACSPAGRAGLGAGDCVMEVNGIPVRHHEMAAALIKSSQGRTLRLGVLGLGARRKRSVGAEEGQIGGEHARGDRKYKALEFNRKVEQILSDEPNVKEKLFSVLKQYAAEKDVDWLASVLPEILITDDQRELISSIRIFVPKKHRQRFDESVSQNVINRLCRSKSISEPQGRIRRSRSEDHSDRHHGTKRASSVPRDGGEGERDRGHRKSVSGVPAHPPIGPNQRLIRVYRGKKTFGFTLRGHAPVCIDSVIADSPAEECGLKPGDRILFLNGLDMRNCSHEKVVSMLQGSGAMPTLVIEDGPSDYSSDPTDPEETPSLSSNNLPRSRSPVLSSLQWVAEILPPSIKVHGRTFSQQLEHLLTIQERYTVCKALETFFQHRNVDTLIVDVFPVLDTPAKQLIWQFIYQLLTYDEQERCQSKLSRFLGFKSSAVLEPDAGSEHHRRSSSVRISGTSYRGCARERSSDDCIIGTHLGMGIHVDECGSQEERQSGDGTSFPESPDLSHMSGVYTELENVYAGKSASPLQGGAPAESEGPGQTEAYGRSLSPLTLPPLTGNRKSLTWKEPLPTNVYGIHHQSSVDSNPYVSLESPPASPQHSPNTLGRRKKLFTFSRPPRSRDTDKFLDALSEQLGHRVTLVDDYVPGENDYEEMSFPDDQDMGFMHRQLSSGSSEDHSSSDEVSSPCYSSGSEHIPPPPKQSPPPPPPFQVLLPPPVQFTDPVPPVRFSPEHVPRSRMPFQPHHPIIPPPPPPLRTLLSNRSPLHKALSTREDADEARFQTLSRGRATFTTTTILRSSRPSYLPRQLSQPQPIGHPSPQTLRPSQLVLHRHHQLHHQHSYQGPLPPSLDDHNPARGHKQDPAASFCKAPHLHSALPSHTKTLRQESESQQAPPPPPPPLPPPCDPPPLPKPGQASDANHMSVKRLRWEQVENSEGTIWGQLGEDSDYDKLTDMVKYLDLDLHFGTQRRSKPTFLPENFKKKDVVEILSHKKAYNASILIAHLKLSADELRQVLMDVTTDRLEPAHIKQLLLYAPDGDEVKKYEQFDQDPAKLSEPDQFIFQMLMVPEYKTRLRSLHLKTTLQERMEEMKVAYDYIYKASVELKTSKKLAKILEFVLAMGNYLNNGQPKSHRTTSFKINFLNELSTTKTVDGKSTFLHILAKSLCEHFPELLNFSRDLTTVPLAAKVNQRVVTTELSDLHATIQDIRAACLKIPLTSEDHFASVMSSFLENSHPAIQSLESLQNRAMEEFSKVASFFGEDSKSTSTDSFFAIFAEFISKFERALNETQTPENPRSPRLSSPLAW, via the exons ATGAAGAAGTTCTTGCAAACCAAAAAAGGCAGACATTCATTACGCCAGGACAAACGGAGCTCTCGATGTCAATCCAAAGACTTCT TCCTCAGCATGCCGACGTCCAACCAAGGCTGGCCCGAGGAGTTCGGATTCCAGCTGGGCGGGAACGGACCGAGCTACATCCTGTCTGTCGAGGAAGGAAGCAGCGCCCAACTGGCCGGCCTGCAAGCCGGAGACCAAGTCTTGGAAATCGAAGGCCGCGACGTGTCAACGTTGGGTCCGCGGGCCGTTGTTGCCGTCGCGCAAACTCAGAAGAACATCCCGCCCAGCATTGGAGTGGTGTCCCGGATACAGCAG ATGGACATCATACCGGGTCCTGACGGCCGTTTCGGTTTCACCATCGTAGGAGACTGCCCCCTGCTGGTGGAGGACTGCTCAGCCTGCTCCCCGGCCGGCCGTGCCGGCTTGGGGGCGGGGGACTGCGTCATGGAGGTCAACGGCATCCCCGTCAGGCATCACGAAATGGCCGCGGCGCTCATCAAGTCCTCGCAGGGGAGGACCTTGCGCTTGGGCGTGCTGGGCCTCGGCGCCAGGCGGAAACGCAGCGTCGGCGCGGAGGAGGGTCAGATCGGGGGGGAGCACGCAAGGGGGGATCGGAAATACAAGGCTCTGGAGTTCAATAGGAAG GTTGAGCAGATTTTGAGCGACGAGCCCAACGTGAAGGAGAAACTCTTCAGCGTGTTGAAGCAATACGCAGCAGAGAAAGATGTCGACTGGTTGGCCTCCGTCTTGCCCGAAATCCTGATCACTGATGACCAACGCGAGCTCATCTCCAGTATCAG aatctTCGTTCCCAAGAAGCACCGGCAGCGCTTCGACGAGTCCGTCTCGCAGAATGTAATCAACAGGCTGTGCCGCAGTAAGAGCATCAGCGAGCCGCAGGGCAGGATCCGTCGCAGCCGGAGCGAGGACCACTCGGACCGGCACCATGGGACCAAGCGGGCCAGTTCGGTGCCCCGGGATGGAGGCGAGGGGGAAAGAGACAGAGGGCACAGGAAGTCGGTTTCCGGGGTGCCCGCACATCCGCCCATCGGACCCAATCAGAG GCTCATTCGCGTCTACAGAGGCAAGAAGACCTTCGGCTTCACGCTCCGAGGTCACGCTCCAGTCTGCATCGACTCGGTCATTGCAG ATAGTCCCGCTGAAGAATGTGGACTCAAACCGGGCGACCGCATCCTCTTCCTTAATGGACTGGACATGAG GAACTGCTCCCATGAAAAGGTGGTGTCAATGCTGCAAGGCAGTGGCGCCATGCCCACACTGGTTATAGAAGACGGTCCATCTGATTACTCCTCAGACCCGACAGACCCGGAGGAAACTCCCAGTCTGTCTTCCAACAACTTGCCGCGCTCGAG ATCTCCTGTCCTCAGCTCTCTCCAGTGGGTGGCAGAAATCCTGCCACCAAGCATCAAAGTCCACGGACGGACATTCAGCCAGCAGCTGGAGCACTTACTGACAATCCAGGAGCGCTACACCGTCTGCAAGGCCCTGGAGACCTTCTTCCAGCACAG GAACGTGGACACTCTTATCGTCGACGTGTTTCCAGTATTGGACACGCCAGCTAAGCAGCTGATCTGGCAATTTATTTACCAGTTGCTGACGTATGACGAGCAGGAGCGCTGTCAGAGCAAGCTGTCACGTTTCCTGGGTTTCAAAAGCAGTG CCGTGTTAGAGCCTGACGCCGGGTCGGAGCACCACCGGAGGAGCAGCTCCGTGCGAATATCGGGGACGTCGTATCGCGGATGCGCGCGAGAGAGGAGTTCTGATGATTGCATCATCGGGACTCACCTGGGAATGG GAATTCATGTGGATGAATGTGGCAGCCAGGAGGAGAGGCAGTCAGGAGACGGAACCTCCTTCCCTGAGTCTCCTGACCTCAGTCAC ATGTCAGGTGTGTACACGGAGCTGGAGAATGTGTACGCAGGGAAGAGTGCGTCCCCACTGCAGGGGGGCGCCCCAGCAGAGTCCGAGGGGCCGGGACAGACTGAGGCCTACGGTCGCTCTCTCTCCCCCCTCACACTCCCGCCTCTCACAG GTAACCGCAAGTCCCTCACCTGGAAGGAGCCCCTCCCTACCAACGTCTACGGAATCCACCATCAAAGCAGCGTTGACTCCAACCCGTACGTCAGCCTGGAGAGCCCCCCGGCTTCACCCCAACACAGCCCCAACACGTTGGGCCGCCGCAAGAAGCTGTTCACATTTTCCCGCCCGCCTCGCAGCCGCGACACCGACAAGTTCCTGGATGCGCTCAGCGAGCAGCTGGGCCACCGGGTCACTCTGGTGGATGACTACGTACCGGGCGAGAATGACTATGAAGAG ATGAGCTTCCCAGATGATCAGGACATGGGTTTCATGCATCGGCAGCTCAGTAGTGGCAGCAGTGAGGACCACAGTAGCAGCGATGAGGTTTCCTCTCCCTGCTACTCTTCTGGCTCCGAGCACATCCCCCCTCCTCCCAAACAGAGCCCCCCACCTCCTCCACCCTTCCAGGTCTTGTTACCGCCTCCGGTGCAGTTCACGGACCCCGTTCCGCCCGTCCGCTTCTCCCCGGAACATGTCCCCCGCAGTCGGATGCCCTTCCAGCCCCACCACCCCATCATCCCACCTCCTCCCCCACCTCTGAGGACCCTCCTGTCCAACCGCTCCCCACTCCACAAGGCGCTGTCCACCAGGGAGGACGCGGACGAAGCGCGTTTCCAAACGCTGTCGCGCGGCCGCGCCAccttcaccaccaccaccatcctgCGCTCGTCCCGCCCCAGCTACCTCCCCCGCCAGCTCAGCCAACCGCAGCCCATTGGCCATCCGTCCCCTCAGACGCTGCGGCCCAGCCAGCTGGTCCTGCACAGGCACCATCAGCTCCACCACCAGCACAGCTACCAGGGTCCGCTGCCCCCGTCCCTCGACGATCACAACCCAGCACGGGGTCACAAGCAAGACCCCGCTGCCTCATTTTGCAAAGCTCCACATTTGCACTCCGCCCTCCCCAGCCACACTAAAACCCTCAGACAAGAGTCGGAGTCCCAGCAG GCTCCTCCGCCGCCTCCCCCACCTTTGCCCCCGCCCTGCGACCCGCCTCCGCTGCCGAAGCCGGGTCAGGCCTCGGACGCCAACCACATGAGCGTCAAGAGGCTGCGCTGGGAGCAGGTGGAGAACTCGGAGGGCACCATCTGGGGTCAG CTGGGAGAGGATTCCGACTACGACAAGCTCACAGACATGGTGAAGTATTTGGACCTTGATCTGCATTTTGGTACTCAACGCAGATCCA AGCCGACCTTCCTGCCCGAGAACTTTAAAAAGAAAGACGTTGTGGAGATTCTGTCGCACAAGAAAGCCTACAATGCAt CCATCCTCATCGCCCACCTGAAGCTCTCCGCCGACGAGCTCCGCCAGGTGCTGATGGACGTGACCACCGACAGGCTGGAGCCGGCCCACATCAAGCAGCTGCTGCTCTACGCCCCCGACGGGGACGAGGTGAAAAAGTACGAGCAGTTCGACCAGGACCCGGCCAAACTCAGCGAGCCCGATCAGTTCATTTTCCAG ATGCTGATGGTGCCGGAGTATAAAACCCGTCTGAGGAGCCTCCACTTGAAGACCACCTTGCAGGAGAGGATGGAAGAGATGAAGGTGGCCTATGATTACATCTACAAGGCTTCAGTGGAGCTGAAGACCAGCAAGAAATTAGCTAAAATCCTCGag TTTGTCCTTGCGATGGGGAATTACCTCAACAACGGCCAACCCAAAAGCCACAGGACGACCAGTTTTAAGATCAACTTCCTCAACGAG CTCAGCACGACCAAAACGGTGGACGGGAAGTCGACTTTCCTGCACATCCTGGCTAAATCTCTGTGCGAGCATTTCCCGGAGCTGCTTAACTTTTCCCGGGACCTCACCACGGTGCCGCTGGCAGCCAAGG TGAACCAGAGGGTGGTGACCACAGAGCTGAGCGACCTTCACGCCACCATCCAGGACATCAGAGCGGCGTGTTTGAAAATCCCCCTCACCTCTGAGGACCACTTTGCTTCTGTCATGAGT AGTTTTCTGGAGAACAGCCACCCTGCAATCCAGTCTCTGGAGTCTCTGCAAAACAGAGCAATGGAGGAGTTTTCCAAAGTGGCCTCCTTCTTTGGGGAAGACAGCAAGTCCACCAGCACCGAttcattttttgccattttcgcTGAGTTTATTTCTAAATTTGAG aggGCCCTCAATGAGACCCAGACCCCCGAAAACCCAAGAAGCCCCAGACTGTCCTCCCCTCTGGCCTGGTAG
- the grid2ipb gene encoding delphilin isoform X1, which produces MKKFLQTKKGRHSLRQDKRSSRCQSKDFFLSMPTSNQGWPEEFGFQLGGNGPSYILSVEEGSSAQLAGLQAGDQVLEIEGRDVSTLGPRAVVAVAQTQKNIPPSIGVVSRIQQMDIIPGPDGRFGFTIVGDCPLLVEDCSACSPAGRAGLGAGDCVMEVNGIPVRHHEMAAALIKSSQGRTLRLGVLGLGARRKRSVGAEEGQIGGEHARGDRKYKALEFNRKVEQILSDEPNVKEKLFSVLKQYAAEKDVDWLASVLPEILITDDQRELISSIRIFVPKKHRQRFDESVSQNVINRLCRSKSISEPQGRIRRSRSEDHSDRHHGTKRASSVPRDGGEGERDRGHRKSVSGVPAHPPIGPNQRLIRVYRGKKTFGFTLRGHAPVCIDSVIADSPAEECGLKPGDRILFLNGLDMRNCSHEKVVSMLQGSGAMPTLVIEDGPSDYSSDPTDPEETPSLSSNNLPRSRSPVLSSLQWVAEILPPSIKVHGRTFSQQLEHLLTIQERYTVCKALETFFQHRNVDTLIVDVFPVLDTPAKQLIWQFIYQLLTYDEQERCQSKLSRFLGFKSSAVLEPDAGSEHHRRSSSVRISGTSYRGCARERSSDDCIIGTHLGMGIHVDECGSQEERQSGDGTSFPESPDLSHMSGVYTELENVYAGKSASPLQGGAPAESEGPGQTEAYGRSLSPLTLPPLTGNRKSLTWKEPLPTNVYGIHHQSSVDSNPYVSLESPPASPQHSPNTLGRRKKLFTFSRPPRSRDTDKFLDALSEQLGHRVTLVDDYVPGENDYEEIYQGHGFRRRSAPMSFPDDQDMGFMHRQLSSGSSEDHSSSDEVSSPCYSSGSEHIPPPPKQSPPPPPPFQVLLPPPVQFTDPVPPVRFSPEHVPRSRMPFQPHHPIIPPPPPPLRTLLSNRSPLHKALSTREDADEARFQTLSRGRATFTTTTILRSSRPSYLPRQLSQPQPIGHPSPQTLRPSQLVLHRHHQLHHQHSYQGPLPPSLDDHNPARGHKQDPAASFCKAPHLHSALPSHTKTLRQESESQQAPPPPPPPLPPPCDPPPLPKPGQASDANHMSVKRLRWEQVENSEGTIWGQLGEDSDYDKLTDMVKYLDLDLHFGTQRRSMSPPEPTFLPENFKKKDVVEILSHKKAYNASILIAHLKLSADELRQVLMDVTTDRLEPAHIKQLLLYAPDGDEVKKYEQFDQDPAKLSEPDQFIFQMLMVPEYKTRLRSLHLKTTLQERMEEMKVAYDYIYKASVELKTSKKLAKILEFVLAMGNYLNNGQPKSHRTTSFKINFLNELSTTKTVDGKSTFLHILAKSLCEHFPELLNFSRDLTTVPLAAKVNQRVVTTELSDLHATIQDIRAACLKIPLTSEDHFASVMSSFLENSHPAIQSLESLQNRAMEEFSKVASFFGEDSKSTSTDSFFAIFAEFISKFERALNETQTPENPRSPRLSSPLAW; this is translated from the exons ATGAAGAAGTTCTTGCAAACCAAAAAAGGCAGACATTCATTACGCCAGGACAAACGGAGCTCTCGATGTCAATCCAAAGACTTCT TCCTCAGCATGCCGACGTCCAACCAAGGCTGGCCCGAGGAGTTCGGATTCCAGCTGGGCGGGAACGGACCGAGCTACATCCTGTCTGTCGAGGAAGGAAGCAGCGCCCAACTGGCCGGCCTGCAAGCCGGAGACCAAGTCTTGGAAATCGAAGGCCGCGACGTGTCAACGTTGGGTCCGCGGGCCGTTGTTGCCGTCGCGCAAACTCAGAAGAACATCCCGCCCAGCATTGGAGTGGTGTCCCGGATACAGCAG ATGGACATCATACCGGGTCCTGACGGCCGTTTCGGTTTCACCATCGTAGGAGACTGCCCCCTGCTGGTGGAGGACTGCTCAGCCTGCTCCCCGGCCGGCCGTGCCGGCTTGGGGGCGGGGGACTGCGTCATGGAGGTCAACGGCATCCCCGTCAGGCATCACGAAATGGCCGCGGCGCTCATCAAGTCCTCGCAGGGGAGGACCTTGCGCTTGGGCGTGCTGGGCCTCGGCGCCAGGCGGAAACGCAGCGTCGGCGCGGAGGAGGGTCAGATCGGGGGGGAGCACGCAAGGGGGGATCGGAAATACAAGGCTCTGGAGTTCAATAGGAAG GTTGAGCAGATTTTGAGCGACGAGCCCAACGTGAAGGAGAAACTCTTCAGCGTGTTGAAGCAATACGCAGCAGAGAAAGATGTCGACTGGTTGGCCTCCGTCTTGCCCGAAATCCTGATCACTGATGACCAACGCGAGCTCATCTCCAGTATCAG aatctTCGTTCCCAAGAAGCACCGGCAGCGCTTCGACGAGTCCGTCTCGCAGAATGTAATCAACAGGCTGTGCCGCAGTAAGAGCATCAGCGAGCCGCAGGGCAGGATCCGTCGCAGCCGGAGCGAGGACCACTCGGACCGGCACCATGGGACCAAGCGGGCCAGTTCGGTGCCCCGGGATGGAGGCGAGGGGGAAAGAGACAGAGGGCACAGGAAGTCGGTTTCCGGGGTGCCCGCACATCCGCCCATCGGACCCAATCAGAG GCTCATTCGCGTCTACAGAGGCAAGAAGACCTTCGGCTTCACGCTCCGAGGTCACGCTCCAGTCTGCATCGACTCGGTCATTGCAG ATAGTCCCGCTGAAGAATGTGGACTCAAACCGGGCGACCGCATCCTCTTCCTTAATGGACTGGACATGAG GAACTGCTCCCATGAAAAGGTGGTGTCAATGCTGCAAGGCAGTGGCGCCATGCCCACACTGGTTATAGAAGACGGTCCATCTGATTACTCCTCAGACCCGACAGACCCGGAGGAAACTCCCAGTCTGTCTTCCAACAACTTGCCGCGCTCGAG ATCTCCTGTCCTCAGCTCTCTCCAGTGGGTGGCAGAAATCCTGCCACCAAGCATCAAAGTCCACGGACGGACATTCAGCCAGCAGCTGGAGCACTTACTGACAATCCAGGAGCGCTACACCGTCTGCAAGGCCCTGGAGACCTTCTTCCAGCACAG GAACGTGGACACTCTTATCGTCGACGTGTTTCCAGTATTGGACACGCCAGCTAAGCAGCTGATCTGGCAATTTATTTACCAGTTGCTGACGTATGACGAGCAGGAGCGCTGTCAGAGCAAGCTGTCACGTTTCCTGGGTTTCAAAAGCAGTG CCGTGTTAGAGCCTGACGCCGGGTCGGAGCACCACCGGAGGAGCAGCTCCGTGCGAATATCGGGGACGTCGTATCGCGGATGCGCGCGAGAGAGGAGTTCTGATGATTGCATCATCGGGACTCACCTGGGAATGG GAATTCATGTGGATGAATGTGGCAGCCAGGAGGAGAGGCAGTCAGGAGACGGAACCTCCTTCCCTGAGTCTCCTGACCTCAGTCAC ATGTCAGGTGTGTACACGGAGCTGGAGAATGTGTACGCAGGGAAGAGTGCGTCCCCACTGCAGGGGGGCGCCCCAGCAGAGTCCGAGGGGCCGGGACAGACTGAGGCCTACGGTCGCTCTCTCTCCCCCCTCACACTCCCGCCTCTCACAG GTAACCGCAAGTCCCTCACCTGGAAGGAGCCCCTCCCTACCAACGTCTACGGAATCCACCATCAAAGCAGCGTTGACTCCAACCCGTACGTCAGCCTGGAGAGCCCCCCGGCTTCACCCCAACACAGCCCCAACACGTTGGGCCGCCGCAAGAAGCTGTTCACATTTTCCCGCCCGCCTCGCAGCCGCGACACCGACAAGTTCCTGGATGCGCTCAGCGAGCAGCTGGGCCACCGGGTCACTCTGGTGGATGACTACGTACCGGGCGAGAATGACTATGAAGAG ATATATCAAGGTCATGGTTTCAGAAGAAGAAGTGCGCCT ATGAGCTTCCCAGATGATCAGGACATGGGTTTCATGCATCGGCAGCTCAGTAGTGGCAGCAGTGAGGACCACAGTAGCAGCGATGAGGTTTCCTCTCCCTGCTACTCTTCTGGCTCCGAGCACATCCCCCCTCCTCCCAAACAGAGCCCCCCACCTCCTCCACCCTTCCAGGTCTTGTTACCGCCTCCGGTGCAGTTCACGGACCCCGTTCCGCCCGTCCGCTTCTCCCCGGAACATGTCCCCCGCAGTCGGATGCCCTTCCAGCCCCACCACCCCATCATCCCACCTCCTCCCCCACCTCTGAGGACCCTCCTGTCCAACCGCTCCCCACTCCACAAGGCGCTGTCCACCAGGGAGGACGCGGACGAAGCGCGTTTCCAAACGCTGTCGCGCGGCCGCGCCAccttcaccaccaccaccatcctgCGCTCGTCCCGCCCCAGCTACCTCCCCCGCCAGCTCAGCCAACCGCAGCCCATTGGCCATCCGTCCCCTCAGACGCTGCGGCCCAGCCAGCTGGTCCTGCACAGGCACCATCAGCTCCACCACCAGCACAGCTACCAGGGTCCGCTGCCCCCGTCCCTCGACGATCACAACCCAGCACGGGGTCACAAGCAAGACCCCGCTGCCTCATTTTGCAAAGCTCCACATTTGCACTCCGCCCTCCCCAGCCACACTAAAACCCTCAGACAAGAGTCGGAGTCCCAGCAG GCTCCTCCGCCGCCTCCCCCACCTTTGCCCCCGCCCTGCGACCCGCCTCCGCTGCCGAAGCCGGGTCAGGCCTCGGACGCCAACCACATGAGCGTCAAGAGGCTGCGCTGGGAGCAGGTGGAGAACTCGGAGGGCACCATCTGGGGTCAG CTGGGAGAGGATTCCGACTACGACAAGCTCACAGACATGGTGAAGTATTTGGACCTTGATCTGCATTTTGGTACTCAACGCAGATCCA TGTCTCCACCAGAGCCGACCTTCCTGCCCGAGAACTTTAAAAAGAAAGACGTTGTGGAGATTCTGTCGCACAAGAAAGCCTACAATGCAt CCATCCTCATCGCCCACCTGAAGCTCTCCGCCGACGAGCTCCGCCAGGTGCTGATGGACGTGACCACCGACAGGCTGGAGCCGGCCCACATCAAGCAGCTGCTGCTCTACGCCCCCGACGGGGACGAGGTGAAAAAGTACGAGCAGTTCGACCAGGACCCGGCCAAACTCAGCGAGCCCGATCAGTTCATTTTCCAG ATGCTGATGGTGCCGGAGTATAAAACCCGTCTGAGGAGCCTCCACTTGAAGACCACCTTGCAGGAGAGGATGGAAGAGATGAAGGTGGCCTATGATTACATCTACAAGGCTTCAGTGGAGCTGAAGACCAGCAAGAAATTAGCTAAAATCCTCGag TTTGTCCTTGCGATGGGGAATTACCTCAACAACGGCCAACCCAAAAGCCACAGGACGACCAGTTTTAAGATCAACTTCCTCAACGAG CTCAGCACGACCAAAACGGTGGACGGGAAGTCGACTTTCCTGCACATCCTGGCTAAATCTCTGTGCGAGCATTTCCCGGAGCTGCTTAACTTTTCCCGGGACCTCACCACGGTGCCGCTGGCAGCCAAGG TGAACCAGAGGGTGGTGACCACAGAGCTGAGCGACCTTCACGCCACCATCCAGGACATCAGAGCGGCGTGTTTGAAAATCCCCCTCACCTCTGAGGACCACTTTGCTTCTGTCATGAGT AGTTTTCTGGAGAACAGCCACCCTGCAATCCAGTCTCTGGAGTCTCTGCAAAACAGAGCAATGGAGGAGTTTTCCAAAGTGGCCTCCTTCTTTGGGGAAGACAGCAAGTCCACCAGCACCGAttcattttttgccattttcgcTGAGTTTATTTCTAAATTTGAG aggGCCCTCAATGAGACCCAGACCCCCGAAAACCCAAGAAGCCCCAGACTGTCCTCCCCTCTGGCCTGGTAG